From one Ursus arctos isolate Adak ecotype North America unplaced genomic scaffold, UrsArc2.0 scaffold_26, whole genome shotgun sequence genomic stretch:
- the ATP5MC2 gene encoding ATP synthase F(0) complex subunit C2, mitochondrial — protein MYACAKFVSTPFLVRSTSQLLSRSLSAVVLKPPETLTDEVPYKSLSSLAAPRPLTSLIPSRSFQTSAISRDIDTAAKFIGAGAATVGVAGSGAGIGTVFGSLIIGYARNPSLKQQLFSYAILGFALSEAMGLFCLMVAFLILFAM, from the exons ATGTATGCCTGTGCAAAGTTCGTCTCCACCCCCTTCTTG GTCAGGAGCACCTCTCAGCTGTTGAGCCGATCACTGTCTGCAGTGGTGCTAAAACCGCCGGAGACACTGACGGATGAGGTACCTTATAAG AGCCTCAGCAGCTTGGCAGCCCCACGTCCCCTGACCTCACTTATTCCTAGCCGCAGTTTCCAAACCAGCGCCATTTCAAGGGACATCGACACGGCAGCCAAGTTcattggggctggggctgccacgGTAGGGGTGGCTGGCTCTGGGGCTGGAATTGGGACTGTGTTTGGGAGCCTCATCATTGGTTATGCCAG gaATCCCTCTCTGAAGCAACAGCTCTTCTCCTACGCCATTCTGGGCTTTGCCCTCTCGGAGGCCATGGGGCTCTTTTGCCTGATGGTGGCCTTTCTCATCCTCTTCGCCATGTGA